In Aminobacterium sp. MB27-C1, a single genomic region encodes these proteins:
- the tsaD gene encoding tRNA (adenosine(37)-N6)-threonylcarbamoyltransferase complex transferase subunit TsaD, translated as MKKSFLTLGIESSCDDTAVAILEGQRNVKADLISSQIKDHAPFGGVVPEFASRKHLEAILPLVHKALGDAGITKPAQELSLVAVTAGPGLMGSLMVGVMTAKAMAQTWKLPLLGVNHLEGHLFANVVASPDLVPPFICLIVSGGHTEIVLVEDFGRYSLLGATRDDAAGEAYDKVAKLLDLGYPGGPVIDSLAHEGDPKAFSFPVPLKSSNEIAFSFSGLKTAVLWAVNDLKEKKVELPVANLCASFQKAAVEALMTKLERAVEVTGIRKVAISGGVAANRGLREALMKKKDWMVFIPPAIRCTDNAVMIAAAAFNRYQKGDISDLLLAPNPSWTLV; from the coding sequence GTGAAAAAAAGCTTTTTAACATTAGGAATAGAAAGTAGTTGTGATGATACTGCTGTTGCTATATTGGAAGGACAGCGGAACGTAAAGGCTGATTTAATATCGAGCCAGATTAAAGATCATGCCCCTTTTGGGGGGGTTGTGCCTGAATTTGCGTCGAGAAAGCACCTGGAGGCTATTTTGCCTCTTGTTCATAAAGCATTAGGCGATGCCGGCATAACTAAACCGGCTCAAGAGCTTTCTCTTGTTGCAGTCACAGCAGGTCCCGGCTTGATGGGGTCTTTGATGGTAGGGGTTATGACTGCAAAGGCTATGGCTCAGACATGGAAGTTGCCCCTTCTTGGCGTTAACCATCTTGAGGGACATCTTTTTGCAAACGTTGTAGCATCTCCTGACCTAGTTCCACCTTTTATCTGTCTTATTGTTTCAGGAGGACATACAGAGATAGTTTTGGTAGAAGATTTTGGCAGATACAGTCTTTTAGGTGCTACTCGTGATGATGCTGCGGGGGAAGCTTACGACAAGGTGGCCAAACTATTGGATTTGGGATATCCTGGGGGGCCAGTGATCGATTCACTCGCTCACGAAGGCGATCCTAAAGCCTTTTCTTTTCCTGTCCCGTTAAAATCCAGTAATGAAATTGCTTTTAGTTTTAGTGGTTTGAAAACAGCGGTGTTGTGGGCTGTGAATGATTTGAAAGAGAAGAAAGTCGAACTCCCAGTGGCAAATTTATGCGCTTCATTTCAAAAAGCTGCAGTGGAAGCCCTTATGACCAAGCTAGAAAGGGCGGTCGAAGTTACAGGTATTCGGAAAGTTGCTATCTCTGGTGGCGTTGCAGCTAATAGAGGATTGAGAGAGGCTCTGATGAAAAAAAAGGATTGGATGGTTTTTATTCCTCCAGCAATTCGTTGCACTGACAATGCTGTAATGATTGCAGCAGCTGCCTTCAATAGATATCAAAAAGGGGATATATCAGATCTTTTGTTAGCGCCTAACCCCTCATGGACACTGGTTTAG
- the murJ gene encoding murein biosynthesis integral membrane protein MurJ: protein MSSRVSRMVKHALVMMVGTFASRILGLAREIVTAAIFGASSQLDAFYIAYTLANLSRQMLAEGALSAAFVPVFSQTLLQKGKDKARNLARQSLCILLLAGSAVVLGGVLLSPYLVKIMAPGFDPVKASLAISMTRWMFPFLIFVSLAALAMGVLNSLDSYFVPAIAPALSNIVYLIILLVMASRFGIWTLIIAVLAGGFCQMALQWVWSGFKGIMLLPEKPRFKDPELRKVMKLFFPYAAGLSLNQVNPVISRMLGSFLQDGAISVLNYANRVIQLPLGLFVIAISQAVLPELSRCAVGDTKEFRETMRDAVRFALFVVLPVTVGLVLVADEVVNILFFRGAFNAWAWHATGVALAMYAWGLPGMACTTVLLRGLYAQSTPRSALLVTLSSVVSNVIFCLILVKPMGFAGLALAASLGFTFSSFVGGYLLARRINHPLEILGMKWTFRMGTILGIMTAALLKFKALYPFPIEESLIVRCSWLFAVMILGAAIYGVGTLLFKFHEWQWLRGAFTKKKETDQKGDSHNDQ, encoded by the coding sequence ATGTCCTCTCGTGTTTCCCGAATGGTTAAACACGCTCTAGTAATGATGGTTGGAACTTTTGCTAGCCGAATTTTAGGCTTAGCGCGAGAAATTGTAACAGCTGCTATTTTTGGGGCATCAAGTCAACTTGATGCCTTCTATATTGCATATACGTTAGCTAATCTATCTCGACAAATGCTGGCAGAGGGAGCTCTTTCGGCTGCGTTTGTGCCTGTTTTTTCCCAGACTCTTCTTCAAAAAGGAAAAGACAAGGCTAGGAACTTAGCGCGGCAATCTTTATGCATTCTCCTTCTGGCAGGTTCAGCTGTTGTGTTAGGGGGAGTCCTTTTGTCTCCCTATCTTGTCAAAATTATGGCCCCAGGTTTCGACCCTGTCAAAGCCTCTTTGGCAATTTCTATGACACGATGGATGTTCCCTTTTTTAATTTTTGTTTCGCTTGCTGCTTTAGCTATGGGGGTTCTTAATAGTCTTGATTCTTATTTTGTTCCAGCTATAGCACCTGCGCTGAGCAATATTGTCTATCTCATCATTCTTCTCGTAATGGCCTCTCGTTTTGGAATATGGACACTTATTATTGCCGTTTTGGCTGGAGGTTTTTGTCAAATGGCTCTCCAATGGGTTTGGAGTGGATTCAAAGGGATAATGCTTTTGCCGGAAAAGCCTCGATTCAAAGATCCTGAACTTCGAAAAGTAATGAAACTTTTCTTTCCTTATGCCGCTGGATTATCGTTGAATCAGGTCAATCCCGTTATAAGTCGTATGTTAGGATCCTTTCTTCAGGATGGGGCTATTTCTGTTTTGAATTATGCCAATAGAGTTATCCAATTGCCTTTAGGACTTTTTGTAATTGCCATATCTCAGGCAGTCTTGCCGGAACTTTCTCGTTGTGCGGTTGGCGATACAAAGGAGTTTCGAGAGACAATGCGAGATGCGGTACGGTTTGCTCTTTTTGTGGTTCTTCCTGTTACAGTGGGTCTTGTTCTCGTTGCTGATGAAGTGGTTAATATATTATTTTTTAGGGGAGCCTTTAACGCTTGGGCGTGGCATGCAACAGGAGTTGCTTTGGCTATGTATGCTTGGGGACTACCTGGAATGGCTTGTACAACTGTTCTTCTCAGGGGACTTTATGCACAGAGCACCCCCCGTTCAGCTTTACTTGTAACATTGTCGAGCGTGGTTTCCAATGTTATATTCTGTCTTATTCTTGTTAAGCCTATGGGATTTGCCGGTTTGGCTCTTGCTGCGTCTTTAGGATTCACCTTCTCTTCTTTTGTTGGTGGATATCTTTTAGCTCGGAGAATTAATCATCCATTAGAAATTTTGGGTATGAAGTGGACATTTCGGATGGGGACCATATTAGGAATTATGACAGCTGCGTTATTGAAATTTAAAGCTCTCTATCCTTTTCCCATTGAGGAGAGCCTTATTGTAAGATGCAGCTGGCTATTTGCTGTAATGATTCTGGGTGCGGCGATTTATGGTGTGGGAACATTGCTTTTTAAATTTCATGAATGGCAGTGGTTGCGAGGAGCATTTACAAAAAAGAAAGAGACAGACCAGAAGGGAGATTCTCATAATGATCAATAG
- a CDS encoding hydrogenase 3 maturation endopeptidase HyCI, protein MSSIILWGIGNPLFGDDGVGPFVADALRKEGLQRSITAINCETMPENYVADLRRKSPNTLLIIDAADMNLAPGSLRRIPFDMVENISFSTHGLPLGMLLGDLVQKISVIYIGIQPSNQDLGAPISNEVKKAAQELLVILGKEDFESIPLLHHENLSPK, encoded by the coding sequence TTGAGTTCTATTATACTTTGGGGTATTGGCAACCCCCTTTTTGGCGACGACGGTGTCGGTCCATTTGTTGCTGACGCGCTACGAAAAGAAGGACTACAACGCTCGATAACCGCTATTAATTGCGAAACTATGCCTGAAAATTATGTTGCTGATTTAAGACGGAAAAGTCCAAACACACTTCTCATCATTGATGCTGCCGATATGAATCTTGCTCCTGGTTCTCTTCGGCGCATTCCTTTTGACATGGTAGAAAATATCAGCTTCAGCACTCACGGCTTACCGTTAGGAATGCTTCTAGGAGATTTAGTGCAAAAGATCTCTGTCATCTACATAGGAATACAACCATCAAACCAAGATCTAGGGGCTCCTATATCAAACGAAGTAAAAAAGGCCGCTCAAGAGCTTCTCGTAATACTTGGAAAAGAAGATTTTGAAAGTATACCCCTACTTCACCATGAAAACCTGTCACCCAAATAA